A region from the Kineothrix sp. IPX-CK genome encodes:
- a CDS encoding methyl-accepting chemotaxis protein, with the protein MKRKDRSFMKRKDHSLKIQFFKNLSLIFVLPFLLLLSIITLYTYHTVKEETEHKSTIYASMLSNQMRTEIDKYTAIVETAAMQESVKSMDYTQAEPYLQALLAVEGSDVWSHFLIANQYGTEQVHTEGKDGHGYSIRTQEAFAMPWKEEKTYVSEPAISVSTGRAVLGISTPIYRNDKKVGVLIGYLRLECISDILNNYQFTDNGYVFMLNSDGTVSAHPDQSLVLNTRFGVPDESDTEAMAAYAQIPDDLKRVYLSMTQGENGSVIAKSDNTSFLYSYYPLGVRGISICIVSPLSESFVLVYGLIKTMIISMLLICLTGGLGTIMMSQRISSLFRWIAEQTSLLSSGVTNLREKKLPYKNTKEIKALKSSMFTLASGLEHVLSGLDARSRDLTLTVSEVSEHIASSDANIDHISSHLQQIAAGTQEASEATDTLKSSSTKNLSFATAIADFSKEGKTYTLDMMQKAEGLEKNAIHGKASAMEVLTSMRENLNLSMEESGKAAMIGKLTDEILDISKRTNLLSLNASIEAARAGSSSHGFSVVASEIRSLAESSKNAAGKIQDISEVVTAAVEKLALDANNILSFIDTSVINDYVFFTDIANNYYADATEISRMMERFSEHAEQLRVSFALMDNNISHIFDTMNESSGNITGIAQLTSEFAVVLHGIRDEVNACNEISALLRSSLCAFRPE; encoded by the coding sequence ATGAAACGTAAAGACCGCTCTTTTATGAAACGTAAAGACCACTCTTTGAAAATACAATTTTTTAAAAATCTCTCCTTAATCTTTGTTTTACCCTTTCTTCTTTTATTATCTATTATCACTCTTTATACCTACCATACGGTAAAAGAGGAGACCGAGCACAAGAGCACTATTTATGCTTCCATGCTCAGCAATCAAATGCGGACGGAAATTGACAAATATACTGCTATTGTGGAAACCGCAGCTATGCAGGAGAGCGTAAAAAGCATGGACTATACACAGGCGGAACCCTATCTGCAAGCTTTACTTGCAGTGGAGGGGTCTGATGTCTGGTCCCACTTCCTGATCGCCAACCAATATGGCACCGAGCAGGTACATACCGAAGGAAAAGATGGTCATGGTTATTCTATCCGCACGCAGGAAGCCTTTGCCATGCCCTGGAAAGAGGAAAAAACCTATGTGAGTGAGCCTGCTATCTCTGTCAGCACCGGCAGGGCTGTTCTCGGAATCAGCACTCCCATATACCGGAACGACAAAAAGGTAGGGGTGCTCATCGGTTACCTCCGTCTGGAATGTATCTCCGATATATTGAACAACTATCAGTTCACAGACAACGGTTATGTCTTCATGCTCAATTCCGATGGCACCGTCTCTGCCCATCCGGATCAATCCTTGGTATTGAATACCCGTTTTGGAGTTCCTGATGAAAGTGATACCGAAGCTATGGCGGCTTATGCCCAGATCCCTGACGACCTTAAGAGAGTTTATCTTTCTATGACCCAGGGAGAAAATGGCAGTGTCATCGCCAAAAGCGATAATACCAGCTTTCTCTATTCTTATTATCCATTGGGAGTAAGAGGCATATCCATATGCATCGTCTCTCCGCTGTCGGAATCCTTTGTACTGGTATATGGACTGATCAAAACTATGATCATAAGTATGCTTCTCATATGCCTGACGGGAGGCCTGGGTACCATCATGATGTCTCAGAGAATTTCTTCTCTCTTCCGCTGGATCGCGGAACAAACATCATTGTTGTCCTCCGGGGTTACCAATCTGCGTGAGAAAAAGCTTCCTTATAAAAATACAAAAGAAATAAAAGCCCTGAAATCCTCCATGTTTACCCTTGCCTCCGGCTTAGAGCACGTACTATCCGGGCTGGATGCCAGGTCCCGTGATTTAACCCTTACCGTAAGTGAGGTATCGGAACACATCGCTTCCTCCGATGCAAATATCGACCATATATCCTCTCATCTGCAGCAAATTGCCGCGGGTACGCAAGAGGCCTCCGAAGCCACCGATACGCTGAAAAGCAGTTCCACGAAGAATTTAAGCTTTGCCACAGCAATCGCGGATTTCTCCAAAGAGGGAAAAACTTATACTCTCGATATGATGCAGAAGGCGGAAGGGCTGGAAAAAAATGCAATACATGGAAAGGCCTCCGCTATGGAGGTGCTGACATCCATGAGAGAAAATCTTAATCTTTCCATGGAGGAAAGCGGCAAAGCCGCCATGATCGGCAAATTGACCGATGAAATCCTGGATATATCCAAGCGGACAAATCTCTTATCCTTAAACGCTTCCATCGAAGCGGCAAGAGCCGGCTCATCCAGCCACGGTTTTTCCGTAGTTGCCTCTGAAATCCGCTCCCTTGCGGAAAGCAGCAAGAATGCTGCAGGAAAGATTCAGGATATCAGCGAAGTCGTAACGGCAGCCGTAGAAAAACTGGCTCTGGATGCTAATAATATTTTGTCCTTTATTGACACATCTGTTATCAATGATTATGTCTTTTTTACGGATATTGCCAATAACTACTATGCGGACGCTACCGAGATTTCCCGAATGATGGAACGTTTCTCGGAGCATGCCGAACAGCTGCGGGTTTCCTTTGCGCTCATGGACAACAATATTTCTCATATCTTTGATACCATGAATGAAAGCAGCGGAAATATTACAGGAATTGCACAGCTGACCTCCGAGTTCGCCGTAGTCCTTCACGGCATCCGCGACGAAGTCAACGCGTGCAATGAAATATCCGCGTTACTTCGAAGCAGTCTGTGCGCTTTCCGTCCGGAGTGA
- a CDS encoding DUF951 domain-containing protein, with protein MDIQVGDVLRLKKQHPCGSKEWEVLRIGADFRLKCAGCGHQIMIARRVLEKNIKEIKQKP; from the coding sequence ATGGATATTCAGGTTGGAGATGTTCTGAGATTGAAAAAGCAGCATCCCTGCGGAAGCAAGGAATGGGAGGTTCTGCGGATAGGAGCGGACTTTCGATTGAAATGCGCAGGCTGCGGTCATCAAATTATGATAGCGCGCAGAGTGCTTGAGAAAAATATCAAAGAAATTAAACAAAAGCCTTGA
- a CDS encoding single-stranded DNA-binding protein, whose translation MNKVILMGRLTRDPEVRYSQGESPMAIARYTLAVDRRFGRNNDDASADFIGCVAFGKAGEFAEKYFRKGTKIAITGRIQTGSYTNKDGVKVYTTDVVVEDQEFAESKNSAGADGGFAGNSNFSGGGRPEPMAAGDGFMNIPDGIDEELPFN comes from the coding sequence ATGAATAAAGTAATACTTATGGGACGTTTAACGAGGGACCCCGAAGTGAGATATTCACAAGGGGAAAGCCCGATGGCAATTGCCAGATATACACTTGCTGTAGACCGCAGATTCGGAAGAAACAATGACGATGCCAGTGCAGACTTTATCGGCTGCGTAGCATTCGGCAAAGCCGGAGAATTCGCGGAGAAATATTTCCGGAAGGGAACAAAGATAGCGATTACCGGACGTATCCAGACGGGAAGCTATACGAATAAGGATGGCGTAAAGGTGTATACGACGGATGTTGTTGTCGAAGATCAGGAATTTGCGGAGAGTAAGAACAGTGCCGGTGCAGACGGGGGTTTTGCCGGTAACAGTAACTTTTCCGGCGGCGGAAGACCCGAGCCCATGGCGGCAGGGGACGGCTTCATGAATATTCCCGATGGAATAGATGAAGAGCTTCCATTTAATTAA
- a CDS encoding response regulator transcription factor → MYKVLIVEDDNTIAEEVGRHLIKWGYEVEAVTDFGDVLGHFGRFLPQLVLMDIGLPFYNGYYWCGEIRKVSQVPVVFVSSASDNMNIVMAVNMGGDDFITKPFELEVLAAKVQAILRRTYSFSAQTSLMEYKGLLLNLSDMTLVCRNEKIELSKNEYKILQTLFENTGKTVTREIIMKRLWDDECFVDDNTLTVNINRLRKKLEGIGMEELIVTKKGIGYKLGEL, encoded by the coding sequence ATGTATAAAGTTTTAATTGTAGAAGATGATAATACCATAGCAGAGGAAGTAGGAAGGCATTTAATTAAATGGGGCTATGAAGTGGAGGCAGTTACCGATTTCGGTGACGTACTGGGGCATTTCGGCAGATTTCTGCCGCAGCTGGTACTGATGGACATCGGCCTGCCTTTTTATAATGGATATTACTGGTGCGGAGAAATAAGGAAGGTCTCCCAGGTACCGGTTGTCTTTGTATCTTCGGCATCCGACAACATGAATATCGTTATGGCGGTAAACATGGGCGGGGATGATTTTATTACGAAGCCTTTTGAGCTGGAAGTGCTCGCTGCGAAGGTGCAGGCAATTTTGCGCAGAACCTATTCTTTTTCCGCTCAGACGTCGCTTATGGAATATAAAGGCCTCTTACTGAATCTTTCCGATATGACTTTGGTATGCCGTAATGAGAAGATAGAGCTTTCCAAAAACGAATATAAGATATTGCAGACTTTATTTGAGAATACCGGGAAAACGGTAACCAGAGAAATCATCATGAAAAGGCTTTGGGACGACGAGTGCTTTGTGGACGACAATACGCTGACTGTCAATATAAACCGCCTGCGCAAGAAGCTGGAGGGAATTGGTATGGAAGAGCTGATTGTTACGAAAAAGGGAATTGGCTATAAGCTAGGGGAATTATGA
- the rpsF gene encoding 30S ribosomal protein S6 has product MNKYELAVVVSAKIEDEERVAVLDKCKALVERFGGQVTNVDEWGKKRLAYEVQKMKEAYYYFIHFDAESTVPLEIENRIRIMDNVIRYLCVRQDEA; this is encoded by the coding sequence ATGAACAAATATGAATTAGCCGTTGTTGTCAGTGCAAAAATCGAAGATGAAGAAAGAGTAGCAGTTCTTGATAAATGCAAAGCTCTTGTTGAAAGATTCGGTGGACAGGTTACGAACGTGGATGAATGGGGTAAGAAGAGATTAGCTTACGAAGTTCAGAAAATGAAAGAAGCCTACTACTACTTCATTCACTTTGATGCTGAGAGCACTGTTCCGCTGGAAATCGAAAACAGAATTCGTATCATGGACAATGTAATCAGATATTTATGCGTCAGACAGGACGAGGCATAA
- a CDS encoding extracellular solute-binding protein → MSKKLKQIFSMLLAMTMVTGLLGGCAGSSGSVDTITDIKDTGAQNAAATSTYEPYPETVTYTIGLRVRADVAYPEGSTDTAEESAYTRFMKSKLNIQNKNAFEAADDNDYNQKVSMAITSGDIPDIMNVTYDDFKELAENDMLEDLTEAYNNCASDLMKEIYASNDNRSLDMATIDGKLYAIPTTAISSGPEMLWLRGDWMDKLGLEEPKTLEDIENIVKAFVKQDPGENGAGKTVGIPLCVDGDTNYIYGNYSGAYKANNIFTSFGAYPEQWVEGKDGTAVYGSVQPEMKQGLQVLADWYKEGVIDQQLAVRTYDDIKALVTDGKCGSYFCGWWAPYDLAGSYELNPDVEWRAYILPTGSDNKVTMWSGNPNQNYFVVRKGFEHPELLVKAKSITLDYNQGDAAYTDESAECKEYLDYVAHGYGVEVIGGFDWYDAAARAYQHISEAIDGTRNPDEMNAYEHSLYESCTKYLEAVNNKEKPEKANWLDYNARMVASKLMNDTEVNIVQPVFFSQTDSMSLMWESLRTLERTTILKIVTNELSVDEFDAFAEEWMNAGGQQITEEVNEAIN, encoded by the coding sequence ATGAGTAAAAAGTTAAAGCAAATATTTTCGATGCTGCTGGCAATGACGATGGTAACGGGGCTATTAGGAGGATGCGCAGGCAGTTCCGGTAGCGTGGATACAATTACGGATATAAAGGATACCGGGGCGCAGAATGCCGCAGCTACATCGACTTATGAGCCCTACCCTGAAACGGTCACCTATACGATCGGTCTGAGAGTGCGTGCCGATGTAGCATATCCGGAAGGCAGTACGGATACGGCGGAGGAAAGCGCCTATACAAGATTCATGAAATCCAAATTGAACATACAAAATAAGAACGCATTCGAAGCGGCAGACGATAACGACTATAATCAAAAGGTTTCCATGGCAATCACCAGTGGAGATATTCCGGATATTATGAACGTTACCTATGACGACTTCAAGGAATTGGCCGAGAACGATATGCTGGAGGATTTAACCGAGGCATACAATAACTGTGCCAGCGATTTGATGAAGGAAATCTATGCGTCCAACGATAATCGGTCCCTGGATATGGCAACCATAGACGGAAAATTATATGCAATTCCCACAACGGCTATTTCCAGCGGACCGGAGATGCTCTGGCTTAGGGGGGACTGGATGGATAAGCTCGGTCTGGAGGAGCCCAAGACCTTGGAAGATATAGAGAATATCGTTAAGGCCTTTGTAAAACAGGACCCGGGAGAGAACGGTGCAGGGAAGACCGTAGGAATTCCGTTGTGCGTGGACGGAGACACTAATTATATTTACGGAAACTATTCGGGAGCATATAAAGCCAATAATATTTTTACAAGCTTCGGCGCCTACCCCGAGCAATGGGTGGAGGGCAAGGACGGAACTGCGGTATACGGCTCGGTGCAGCCGGAGATGAAGCAGGGACTGCAAGTGCTTGCGGACTGGTATAAGGAAGGCGTGATCGACCAGCAGCTGGCGGTCAGGACCTATGACGATATCAAGGCACTTGTGACGGATGGAAAATGCGGTTCCTATTTTTGCGGCTGGTGGGCACCCTATGATTTGGCCGGTTCCTATGAGCTGAATCCCGATGTGGAATGGCGTGCTTATATTCTGCCCACAGGTTCGGATAACAAGGTAACCATGTGGTCGGGAAATCCCAATCAGAATTATTTCGTAGTACGAAAAGGGTTTGAGCATCCGGAACTTCTCGTAAAAGCGAAATCAATCACCTTGGATTACAATCAGGGAGATGCGGCGTATACGGATGAAAGTGCGGAATGTAAGGAATATCTGGATTATGTAGCTCATGGCTACGGTGTGGAGGTAATCGGCGGATTCGACTGGTACGATGCTGCTGCGCGTGCATATCAGCATATCAGCGAAGCCATCGACGGAACGAGAAATCCGGACGAAATGAATGCCTATGAACATTCCTTGTATGAGTCCTGCACGAAATACCTGGAAGCGGTAAACAATAAGGAAAAGCCTGAAAAAGCGAACTGGCTGGACTACAATGCCCGCATGGTAGCCAGCAAGCTCATGAATGATACCGAGGTAAATATCGTACAGCCGGTATTCTTCAGCCAGACGGATTCCATGTCGCTGATGTGGGAAAGCTTAAGAACTCTGGAAAGAACCACTATTCTTAAAATAGTGACAAATGAATTAAGTGTAGATGAATTCGATGCTTTCGCAGAGGAATGGATGAATGCGGGAGGACAGCAAATCACAGAGGAAGTGAACGAAGCGATTAATTAG
- a CDS encoding FtsX-like permease family protein: MEKSIKKWRVLPKLAVTGVIKNGTVYYPYFGAGIFSVFIFFIFSSILHNDIIGILPHSVYAWMFLQIGRVLLGIILLPFLFYTNSFLIKRRIKEIGLYNILGLEKKHIGVMMLTETLFSYIVAVGGGIVSGTVFSKLLFLLLLRMTGLPVDVNFVFYPEAFLETAIFFLWIYAINLVSNLIQVGKSKPAELLSGSKKGEKEPKLLWIYSALGVAALAGGYAIAIRSKVDSQVFISFFFAVFLVIAGTYFIFTSGSVAFLKLVKKNKKAYYKPANFITISGMLYRMKKNAASLANICIFSTMVIITLVCTSSLYMGLDEILYFNFPYDTGVYFEKKDAGRDHISDAAIALGKENGISIKDLVSYERISLSCGKEGNSFGASFTEEMSSKDNYKVNIISLEDYNEMENKQEVLGENEVFIFSSGADFSYDTVTFMGKSLTVKKEWKEMKIEPKSEKNTFQGEFYIVVRDKRMHDDLVASWAEKNGVEDVAGFLESDYRIIRFNVEGEEADKEVFMSELNTWCEGRPGFVAFYNNLDGRAMDLSMNGGLLFIGILFSFVFLMCLLLIMYYKQISEGYEDRDGFFIMQKVGMSEKEIKTTIHRQILLVFFLPLIGAVLHTAAGLFMVNQLFATLKFFNTPLLAICAVFVTTVFIIFYGLSYLMTAKTYYKIVRRENA; this comes from the coding sequence ATGGAAAAGTCGATTAAGAAATGGCGTGTGCTGCCAAAGCTCGCAGTGACGGGGGTAATAAAAAATGGAACGGTTTATTATCCTTATTTCGGTGCCGGGATATTTTCGGTGTTTATTTTTTTTATATTTTCCTCTATACTGCACAATGATATTATCGGCATACTGCCCCACAGTGTTTATGCGTGGATGTTTTTGCAAATCGGACGGGTGCTTTTGGGAATTATTCTCCTGCCTTTTTTATTCTACACCAATAGCTTTTTGATTAAGCGCAGAATAAAAGAAATAGGACTTTACAATATTTTAGGGCTGGAAAAGAAGCATATCGGTGTCATGATGCTTACGGAGACTTTGTTCTCTTATATTGTGGCGGTGGGGGGAGGAATCGTGAGCGGGACGGTATTTTCCAAGCTGCTGTTTTTACTGCTCTTGCGTATGACAGGGCTTCCTGTGGATGTGAATTTCGTCTTTTATCCTGAGGCATTTCTGGAAACGGCCATATTTTTCCTTTGGATATACGCCATAAATCTCGTTTCTAATTTGATACAGGTGGGAAAATCCAAGCCTGCGGAGCTTTTGTCAGGCAGTAAAAAAGGGGAAAAAGAGCCAAAGCTTCTGTGGATTTATTCGGCTTTGGGAGTGGCGGCACTGGCAGGCGGCTATGCTATTGCCATTCGCTCAAAGGTGGATTCTCAGGTATTCATTAGTTTCTTTTTTGCTGTTTTTCTCGTAATTGCGGGTACCTATTTTATATTTACTTCAGGAAGTGTGGCATTTTTAAAACTTGTTAAGAAAAACAAAAAGGCTTATTATAAACCGGCCAACTTTATTACCATATCGGGTATGCTCTATCGCATGAAAAAGAATGCCGCGAGCCTTGCAAATATTTGTATTTTCTCCACAATGGTAATTATTACACTCGTATGTACCTCATCCTTGTATATGGGATTAGATGAAATTTTGTATTTTAATTTTCCTTATGATACGGGCGTTTATTTTGAAAAAAAGGATGCCGGAAGGGATCATATAAGCGATGCTGCTATAGCTTTGGGAAAAGAAAACGGTATCTCAATAAAGGATTTGGTATCCTACGAGCGCATTTCTTTATCCTGCGGAAAAGAAGGCAATTCCTTTGGCGCAAGCTTTACAGAGGAAATGAGCTCCAAAGATAATTATAAAGTCAATATCATTTCTCTGGAAGACTATAACGAAATGGAAAACAAGCAGGAAGTACTTGGAGAAAACGAGGTGTTCATTTTTTCCAGCGGAGCTGATTTTTCCTATGACACGGTAACGTTTATGGGCAAATCGTTAACGGTAAAGAAAGAATGGAAGGAAATGAAAATAGAACCCAAATCGGAAAAGAATACATTTCAAGGCGAATTTTATATTGTTGTAAGAGATAAAAGAATGCACGATGATTTGGTTGCGAGCTGGGCGGAGAAAAATGGTGTGGAGGATGTGGCTGGCTTTCTGGAAAGCGACTACCGCATTATCCGATTTAACGTGGAGGGAGAAGAGGCGGATAAGGAAGTATTTATGAGCGAACTTAATACATGGTGTGAGGGCAGACCGGGGTTTGTGGCGTTTTATAATAATCTAGACGGCAGAGCAATGGATCTCAGCATGAATGGCGGGCTTTTGTTTATCGGTATTTTATTCAGCTTCGTTTTTCTCATGTGCCTGCTGCTTATCATGTATTACAAACAGATTTCAGAGGGATATGAGGATAGGGACGGCTTCTTTATTATGCAGAAGGTAGGAATGAGCGAGAAAGAAATTAAAACTACGATACACAGGCAAATACTTCTCGTATTTTTCCTGCCCCTAATAGGAGCGGTGCTTCACACCGCAGCGGGGCTTTTTATGGTAAATCAGTTATTTGCTACATTAAAGTTCTTCAATACTCCCCTGTTGGCAATATGTGCGGTATTTGTAACCACAGTGTTCATTATTTTCTACGGTTTAAGCTATTTAATGACGGCTAAGACCTATTATAAAATCGTAAGGCGGGAAAATGCCTGA
- the rpsR gene encoding 30S ribosomal protein S18, translated as MAYNKAERSDSPMRRKGGMRRRKKVCVFCGKDNVIDYKDVNKLKRYVSERGKILPRRITGNCAKHQRALTVAIKRARHIALMPYVMD; from the coding sequence ATGGCTTATAATAAAGCAGAGAGGTCTGATTCTCCGATGAGAAGAAAAGGCGGCATGCGCAGAAGAAAAAAAGTTTGCGTATTTTGCGGCAAAGACAATGTTATCGATTATAAAGATGTAAATAAATTAAAAAGATATGTATCTGAGAGAGGAAAAATCCTCCCCAGAAGAATCACAGGAAATTGCGCAAAGCATCAGAGAGCTCTTACCGTAGCAATCAAGAGAGCACGTCATATCGCATTGATGCCGTATGTAATGGATTAA
- a CDS encoding sensor histidine kinase yields the protein MREKNERSILGSYLKERSILLAAYAMIVLVFLALAALYGYDNSVIHMLYAVVLTAFIAALAGIIDYIHYRDKCLKLYDALTKREESAYHLPEAKILPEVLYAEIVVAAGEDKRRLVSELDEKNRDMADYYTMWIHQIKTPISALRLVLQGMPDNEAVQNTESVKNTAAGSDTVVKQAFEELFKIERYAEMALYYARLDDMSSDMLFQEYDVNRIIKRAVKKYSLLFIGSGLSFDLEDFECRTVTDEKWLSFAIEQILSNALKYTVEGGIRIYGADEGGSRRSKRVSHIVIEDTGMGICESDLPRIFERGFTGYNGRMNRKSTGIGLYLCKQIMDKLSHEIEVRSAVNEGTKVILSFGRDRDTIN from the coding sequence ATGAGAGAGAAAAATGAAAGAAGCATACTCGGGAGTTACTTGAAAGAACGCAGTATTTTACTGGCGGCATATGCCATGATCGTACTTGTTTTTCTTGCACTGGCAGCTCTTTATGGTTATGACAATAGTGTCATTCATATGTTGTATGCGGTGGTATTAACTGCTTTTATTGCAGCCCTTGCCGGGATAATAGATTATATCCACTACAGGGATAAGTGTCTGAAGCTGTACGATGCACTTACAAAGAGAGAGGAAAGTGCTTATCATCTGCCTGAGGCGAAGATCCTTCCGGAGGTACTTTACGCCGAAATAGTGGTGGCAGCGGGGGAAGATAAGAGACGGCTTGTTTCTGAATTAGATGAAAAAAACCGGGATATGGCGGATTATTATACGATGTGGATACATCAGATAAAAACCCCTATTTCAGCCTTACGCCTTGTTCTGCAGGGGATGCCGGATAATGAAGCCGTACAGAACACTGAATCCGTAAAGAACACGGCTGCCGGAAGCGATACGGTTGTAAAGCAAGCCTTTGAAGAGCTGTTTAAAATAGAGCGGTATGCGGAGATGGCTCTATACTATGCCCGATTGGACGATATGTCCTCGGATATGCTTTTTCAGGAATATGATGTAAACAGGATTATTAAGCGGGCTGTAAAAAAATATTCTCTTCTTTTTATCGGCAGCGGGCTTTCCTTTGACCTGGAGGATTTCGAATGCAGGACGGTAACCGATGAGAAGTGGCTTTCTTTTGCTATAGAGCAGATATTATCAAACGCTCTTAAGTATACTGTAGAAGGGGGCATCCGCATTTACGGGGCGGACGAGGGCGGAAGCCGGCGCAGCAAAAGAGTAAGCCATATTGTGATCGAGGATACGGGAATGGGTATATGTGAAAGCGACCTGCCCCGCATTTTTGAAAGGGGGTTTACCGGATACAATGGTAGAATGAACAGAAAGTCTACCGGCATCGGCCTATATCTGTGCAAACAGATTATGGACAAGCTGTCTCACGAAATCGAGGTCAGATCTGCGGTCAATGAGGGAACAAAGGTAATACTGAGCTTCGGGCGGGATAGAGATACCATCAATTGA
- a CDS encoding NAD-dependent protein deacylase: MDGIEKLKKIIDDSDNIVFFGGAGVSTESGIPDFRSVDGLYNQKYDYPPETILSHTFYRRKPEEFYRFYRDKMLCLTAKPNAAHLKLAQWEKAGKLKAVITQNIDGLHQSAGSKKVLELHGSVLRNYCEGCGKLFTAEHILHSVEVPRCDECGGPIKPDVVLYEEGLDSQIMEQAMDYIRNAEVLIIGGTSLAVYPAAGMIDGYKGNKLVLINKTPTMRDNVADLIVQGSIGDVLKVL, translated from the coding sequence ATGGACGGAATAGAGAAACTAAAGAAAATAATAGATGACAGTGACAACATCGTATTCTTTGGCGGTGCCGGAGTGTCGACGGAAAGCGGTATACCGGATTTTCGAAGCGTGGACGGTCTTTATAATCAGAAATATGATTATCCTCCTGAAACGATCTTGAGCCATACCTTTTATAGAAGAAAGCCGGAGGAATTTTACCGTTTTTACAGAGACAAGATGCTATGCCTTACGGCAAAGCCTAACGCAGCTCATTTAAAGCTTGCCCAGTGGGAAAAGGCTGGAAAGTTAAAGGCAGTCATTACGCAGAACATAGATGGTTTGCATCAGTCGGCAGGAAGTAAGAAGGTACTTGAACTTCATGGCTCGGTGCTTAGGAATTACTGTGAGGGCTGCGGAAAGCTTTTCACCGCAGAGCATATTCTGCATTCCGTGGAAGTGCCCCGCTGCGATGAATGCGGCGGTCCCATTAAGCCGGATGTAGTTCTCTATGAAGAGGGCCTGGATTCACAGATAATGGAGCAGGCCATGGACTATATAAGAAATGCGGAGGTTCTCATTATCGGAGGTACCTCGCTTGCGGTATATCCGGCCGCAGGAATGATTGACGGTTATAAGGGAAATAAGCTCGTGCTCATCAACAAGACGCCGACTATGAGAGATAATGTGGCGGATTTAATCGTGCAGGGCAGCATCGGCGATGTTCTAAAGGTGCTGTAA
- a CDS encoding ABC transporter ATP-binding protein → MSLLEVKNVKKIYTTHLGAVKVQALCDVNFSVEEGEYVAIMGESGSGKTTLLNILASLDKATSGKVLLNDKNLAEIKQKQLCAFRRDHLGFVFQDFNLLDTLSLRDNIFLPLVLAGAPFHNMEEKLRPLAEKLEITDLLDKYPYEVSGGQKQRAAVCRALITEPEIVFADEPTGALDSKASSKLLRLFADINRDGQTILMVTHSIQAASHAGRILFIKDGCVFHQIYRGNRSNEEMYKMISDALTVLQTGNYSAPFGNGEER, encoded by the coding sequence ATGTCGCTATTAGAAGTAAAAAATGTAAAAAAAATATATACGACGCATCTTGGAGCGGTAAAGGTCCAGGCGCTTTGTGATGTGAACTTTTCCGTGGAGGAGGGGGAATACGTGGCGATTATGGGCGAGTCGGGTTCGGGAAAAACCACGCTTCTTAATATTTTGGCGTCGCTTGATAAGGCTACCAGCGGTAAAGTACTTTTAAATGATAAGAACTTGGCGGAAATCAAGCAAAAGCAGCTTTGTGCTTTTCGAAGAGATCACCTGGGCTTTGTTTTTCAGGATTTCAATTTGCTCGATACTTTGTCTTTACGAGACAATATTTTTCTACCGCTGGTCTTAGCCGGGGCACCTTTTCATAATATGGAGGAAAAACTGCGCCCGTTGGCGGAAAAACTGGAAATTACAGACTTACTGGATAAATATCCATATGAAGTGTCAGGAGGGCAGAAGCAGCGTGCGGCGGTATGCAGGGCGCTTATCACGGAACCGGAAATCGTGTTTGCGGACGAGCCTACCGGAGCCCTGGACTCAAAGGCATCATCTAAGCTTCTTCGGCTTTTTGCGGATATTAACAGAGACGGGCAGACGATTCTTATGGTGACCCATAGCATACAAGCGGCAAGCCATGCGGGAAGGATCCTCTTTATCAAGGATGGCTGCGTGTTTCATCAGATATATAGAGGTAACCGCTCTAACGAGGAAATGTATAAAATGATTTCTGACGCGCTGACCGTATTGCAGACGGGGAATTACTCTGCGCCATTTGGGAACGGGGAGGAGCGATAA